A section of the Oncorhynchus gorbuscha isolate QuinsamMale2020 ecotype Even-year linkage group LG04, OgorEven_v1.0, whole genome shotgun sequence genome encodes:
- the LOC124033944 gene encoding kinesin-like protein KIFC3 isoform X1 translates to MIRTQRLQGGSRSRDPVLCSALRSCSEQERPGTLATPPVCRSSGRKTSHWMRALWTFLSDGEEDCSFLSLPAAAFPQHTALTTTDQLETSQHNHDQQLLIQKVTWSCSWTSAYEKVCEFQARLRREEASRCLQLQRLQQSHEQSPQEKTNVIHTRQEELHTALPNGVRAVQRLGEPQEHQQHSIRLIQEGEQLIAALRTQVGELEEKLLDQNQEVERLRSELGATDLEKHLELLVVENERLKQELKACKTSLLQEPPPPACTTTDCPHSQDAEALREAVSRWENQARPRQKRLAELEQQVLEKASRVETLSRQLEESKRHTGEMQRQLEESKCQQGEVEQQLSVRLRDCEEELVKQATRPHQVKYVTEIVEVESSDSQQAVAEAQAKGVALQEQLSLQRQLLRELETQLHDSQRTSSQLRAQLRADRGRICGLLSKAVGRGNGAVICRLSKILVYEGEMERAQGQLEAEMQNLEEEKNRVIEEAFIRAESEMKAVHENLAGVRMNLLTLQPALRTLTCDYNCLKRQVQDFPFMLEKAITEAKQEICQVIGEVSSANQELLRKYKREMNLRKKCHNELVRIKGNIRVFCRVRPVCQGEHDSAENMVSFDPDDDALLYLSNKVKLMTFELDKVFHPQATQEEVFQEVQSLVTSCIDGFNVCIFAYGQTGSGKTYTMEGVAKDPGINQRALRLLFSEVTEKAPDWDFKITVSMVEIYNETLRNLLGDIQGEKLDIKMNPDGSGQLYVPGLTEFTVQSPEDINRVFELGHMNRATACTNLNEHSSRSHALLIITVAGVNISTGHRTQGKLNLVDLAGSERIAKSGAEGSRLREAQCINKSLSALGDVINALRSRHSHVPFRNSRLTYLLSDSLSGDSKTLMMVQVSPLVSNMSESVCSLKFAQRVRTIELGNATRRQWENSSTSSSPTHDSVELDSPPVTPVPLPISRASSAGSTLSASSKTPTTRRRSQSQLSTDRLLGRAIPLVGDCGQDD, encoded by the exons ATGATCAGGACACAGAgactgcagggagggag CCGGTCCAGAGACCCAGTGCTCTGCTCAGCCCTGCGGTCATGTTCGGAACAAGAAAGACCTGGGACCTTGGCCACACCCCCTGTCTGCAGGAGCTCTGGAAGAAAGACGTCTCATTGGATG CGAGCTCTGTGGACTTTTTTGAGTGATGGTGAGGAGGACTGCTCCTTCCTGTCTCTACCCGCAGCCGCTTTCCCACAACACACCGCTCTGACCACTACTGACCAATTAGAAACCAGCCAGCACAACCACGACCAACAGCTACTCATACAG AAGGTCACCTGGTCCTGTTCCTGGACATCTGCCTAT GAGAAAGTGTGCGAGTTCCAGGCGCGTCTGCGACGCGAGGAAGCTTCCCGGTGTCTGCAGCTGCAGAGACTGCAGCAGAGTCACGAACAGAGTCCGCAGGAGAAGACTAACGTCATACACACTCGACAAGAGGAGCTGCACACAGCCCTGCCAAACG gtgttCGGGCAGTGCAGAGGCTGGGTGAGCCACAGGAGCATCAGCAGCACAGCATCCGTCTCATTCAGGAAGGAGAGCAGCTCATCGCAGCGCTGCGCACACAGGTGGGGGAGCTGGAGGAGAAGCTACTAGACCAGAACCAGGAGGTGGAGAGACTGCGCTCGGAGCTG GGGGCGACCGACCTGGAGAAGCACCTGGAGCTGCTGGTGGTCGAGAACGAGCGGCTGAAGCAGGAGCTGAAGGCATGCAAGACCTCACTGCTCCAGGAGCCTCCTCCACCGGCCTGTACAACCACTGACTGCCCCCACAGCCAG GATGCGGAGGCCCTGCGTGAAGCGGTGTCTCGCTGGGAGAACCAGGCCAGACCGAGGCAGAAGAGGCTGGCTGAATTGGAGCAGCAGGTCCTGGAGAAGGCCAGCAGGGTGGAGACGCTCAGCCGACAGCTGGAGGAGTCCAAGCGCCACACGGGGGAGATGCAGAGGCAACTGGAGGAGTCTAAGTGTCAGCAGGGGGAGGTGGAGCAGCAGCTGAGTGTGCGGCTCAGAGATTGTGAGGAGGAGCTGGTCAAACAGGCCACCCGGCCCCATCAGGTCAAG TATGTGACTGAGATAGTGGAGGTGGAGTCGTCAGACTCTCAGCAGGCCGTAGCCGAGGCCCAGGCCAAGGGTGTCGCCCTGCAGGAGCAGCTATCACTGCAGAGACAGCTGCTCCGAGAGCTGGAGACACAGTTGCACGATTCCCAGAGGACCAGCTCCCAGCTCCGAGCTCAG CTGCGTGCGGACCGTGGCCGTATCTGCGGCCTGCTCTCCAAGGCCGTCGGAAGGGGCAATGGCGCGGTCATTTGCAGGTTGTCTAAG ATCCTGGTGTACGAGGGGGAGATGGAGCGGGCCCAGGGCCAGTTAGAGGCTGAAATGCAGaacctggaggaggagaagaacagggtgATAGAGGAGGCCTTCATCAGGGCCGAAAGTGAGATGAAGGCCGTGCATGAGAACCTGGCAG gGGTGCGTATGAACCTGTTGACCCTGCAGCCAGCCCTGCGTACTCTCACCTGTGACTACAACTGTCTGAAGAGACAGGTTCAGGACTTCCCCTTCATGCTGGAGAAGGCCATCACCGAGGCCAAGCAGGAGATCTGCCAGGTGATAGGCGAGGTGAGCAGTGCCAACCAAGAGCTGCTGAGGAAGTACAAGAGAGAGATGAACCTGAGGAAGAAGTGTCACAACGAGTTGGTGCGCATCAAAG GTAACATCAGGGTGTTCTGTCGGGTGCGGCCGGTGTGCCAGGGGGAGCATGATTCTGCCGAAAACATGGTCAGCTTTGACCCAGACGACGATGCCCTTCTCTATCTTTCCAACAAGGTCAAACTGATGACCTTTGAACTGGACAAGGTGTTCCACCCTCAGGCCACACAGGAAGAG GTGTTCCAGGAGGTCCAGTCCCTGGTGACGTCCTGTATTGATGGCTTTAACGTGTGCATCTTCGCCTACGGACAGACGGGCTCAGGAAAGACCTACACCATGGAG GGTGTGGCCAAGGACCCGGGCATTAACCAAAGGGCTCTCAGACTGCTGTTCTCTGAGGTGACTGAGAAAGCGCCCGACTGGGACTTCAAGATCACTGTTAGCATGGTGGAGATCTACAACGAGACCCTACg GAACCTTTTGGGGGACATCCAGGGTGAGAAGCTGGACATCAAGATGAACCCGGACGGTAGCGGTCAGCTCTATGTGCCAGGCCTCACGGAGTTCACTGTCCAGAGCCCTGAGGACATCAACAGG GTGTTTGAGCTGGGTCACATGAATAGGGCCACAGCCTGCACCAATCTGAACGAACACAGCTCCCGCTCTCACGCCCTCCTCATCATCACCGTAGCAGGCGTCAACATCTCCACCGGGCACCGCACGCAAG GTAAGCTGAACCTGGTTGACCTGGCTGGCTCAGAGCGGATTGCTAAATCTGGGGCAGAGGGCAGCCGTCTGCGAGAGGCCCAGTGCATCAACAAGTCCCTGTCGGCCCTTGGTGATGTCATCAATGCGTTACGGAGCCGACACTCCCACGTGCCCTTTAGGAACTCCCGGCTCACCTACCTGCTGTCTGACTCACTGAGCGGGGACAGCAAGACCCTGATGATGgtgcag GTGTCTCCCCTGGTCAGTAACATGAGTGAGTCTGTGTGCTCTCTGAAGTTTGCCCAGCGGGTACGGACCATCGAGCTGGGCAATGCCACCAGGAGACAGTGGGAGaattcctccacctcctcctcgcCCACCCACGACAGTGTGGAG CTGGACTCTCCCCCGGTGACTCCCgtgcccctccccatctctcggGCCAGCAGTGCCGGCTccaccctctctgcctcctccaaaACCCCCACCACACGACGGAGGTCTCAGTCCCAGCTCTCTACAg
- the LOC124033944 gene encoding kinesin-like protein KIFC3 isoform X2, whose amino-acid sequence MCRTAENDCSRSRDPVLCSALRSCSEQERPGTLATPPVCRSSGRKTSHWMRALWTFLSDGEEDCSFLSLPAAAFPQHTALTTTDQLETSQHNHDQQLLIQKVTWSCSWTSAYEKVCEFQARLRREEASRCLQLQRLQQSHEQSPQEKTNVIHTRQEELHTALPNGVRAVQRLGEPQEHQQHSIRLIQEGEQLIAALRTQVGELEEKLLDQNQEVERLRSELGATDLEKHLELLVVENERLKQELKACKTSLLQEPPPPACTTTDCPHSQDAEALREAVSRWENQARPRQKRLAELEQQVLEKASRVETLSRQLEESKRHTGEMQRQLEESKCQQGEVEQQLSVRLRDCEEELVKQATRPHQVKYVTEIVEVESSDSQQAVAEAQAKGVALQEQLSLQRQLLRELETQLHDSQRTSSQLRAQLRADRGRICGLLSKAVGRGNGAVICRLSKILVYEGEMERAQGQLEAEMQNLEEEKNRVIEEAFIRAESEMKAVHENLAGVRMNLLTLQPALRTLTCDYNCLKRQVQDFPFMLEKAITEAKQEICQVIGEVSSANQELLRKYKREMNLRKKCHNELVRIKGNIRVFCRVRPVCQGEHDSAENMVSFDPDDDALLYLSNKVKLMTFELDKVFHPQATQEEVFQEVQSLVTSCIDGFNVCIFAYGQTGSGKTYTMEGVAKDPGINQRALRLLFSEVTEKAPDWDFKITVSMVEIYNETLRNLLGDIQGEKLDIKMNPDGSGQLYVPGLTEFTVQSPEDINRVFELGHMNRATACTNLNEHSSRSHALLIITVAGVNISTGHRTQGKLNLVDLAGSERIAKSGAEGSRLREAQCINKSLSALGDVINALRSRHSHVPFRNSRLTYLLSDSLSGDSKTLMMVQVSPLVSNMSESVCSLKFAQRVRTIELGNATRRQWENSSTSSSPTHDSVELDSPPVTPVPLPISRASSAGSTLSASSKTPTTRRRSQSQLSTDRLLGRAIPLVGDCGQDD is encoded by the exons CCGGTCCAGAGACCCAGTGCTCTGCTCAGCCCTGCGGTCATGTTCGGAACAAGAAAGACCTGGGACCTTGGCCACACCCCCTGTCTGCAGGAGCTCTGGAAGAAAGACGTCTCATTGGATG CGAGCTCTGTGGACTTTTTTGAGTGATGGTGAGGAGGACTGCTCCTTCCTGTCTCTACCCGCAGCCGCTTTCCCACAACACACCGCTCTGACCACTACTGACCAATTAGAAACCAGCCAGCACAACCACGACCAACAGCTACTCATACAG AAGGTCACCTGGTCCTGTTCCTGGACATCTGCCTAT GAGAAAGTGTGCGAGTTCCAGGCGCGTCTGCGACGCGAGGAAGCTTCCCGGTGTCTGCAGCTGCAGAGACTGCAGCAGAGTCACGAACAGAGTCCGCAGGAGAAGACTAACGTCATACACACTCGACAAGAGGAGCTGCACACAGCCCTGCCAAACG gtgttCGGGCAGTGCAGAGGCTGGGTGAGCCACAGGAGCATCAGCAGCACAGCATCCGTCTCATTCAGGAAGGAGAGCAGCTCATCGCAGCGCTGCGCACACAGGTGGGGGAGCTGGAGGAGAAGCTACTAGACCAGAACCAGGAGGTGGAGAGACTGCGCTCGGAGCTG GGGGCGACCGACCTGGAGAAGCACCTGGAGCTGCTGGTGGTCGAGAACGAGCGGCTGAAGCAGGAGCTGAAGGCATGCAAGACCTCACTGCTCCAGGAGCCTCCTCCACCGGCCTGTACAACCACTGACTGCCCCCACAGCCAG GATGCGGAGGCCCTGCGTGAAGCGGTGTCTCGCTGGGAGAACCAGGCCAGACCGAGGCAGAAGAGGCTGGCTGAATTGGAGCAGCAGGTCCTGGAGAAGGCCAGCAGGGTGGAGACGCTCAGCCGACAGCTGGAGGAGTCCAAGCGCCACACGGGGGAGATGCAGAGGCAACTGGAGGAGTCTAAGTGTCAGCAGGGGGAGGTGGAGCAGCAGCTGAGTGTGCGGCTCAGAGATTGTGAGGAGGAGCTGGTCAAACAGGCCACCCGGCCCCATCAGGTCAAG TATGTGACTGAGATAGTGGAGGTGGAGTCGTCAGACTCTCAGCAGGCCGTAGCCGAGGCCCAGGCCAAGGGTGTCGCCCTGCAGGAGCAGCTATCACTGCAGAGACAGCTGCTCCGAGAGCTGGAGACACAGTTGCACGATTCCCAGAGGACCAGCTCCCAGCTCCGAGCTCAG CTGCGTGCGGACCGTGGCCGTATCTGCGGCCTGCTCTCCAAGGCCGTCGGAAGGGGCAATGGCGCGGTCATTTGCAGGTTGTCTAAG ATCCTGGTGTACGAGGGGGAGATGGAGCGGGCCCAGGGCCAGTTAGAGGCTGAAATGCAGaacctggaggaggagaagaacagggtgATAGAGGAGGCCTTCATCAGGGCCGAAAGTGAGATGAAGGCCGTGCATGAGAACCTGGCAG gGGTGCGTATGAACCTGTTGACCCTGCAGCCAGCCCTGCGTACTCTCACCTGTGACTACAACTGTCTGAAGAGACAGGTTCAGGACTTCCCCTTCATGCTGGAGAAGGCCATCACCGAGGCCAAGCAGGAGATCTGCCAGGTGATAGGCGAGGTGAGCAGTGCCAACCAAGAGCTGCTGAGGAAGTACAAGAGAGAGATGAACCTGAGGAAGAAGTGTCACAACGAGTTGGTGCGCATCAAAG GTAACATCAGGGTGTTCTGTCGGGTGCGGCCGGTGTGCCAGGGGGAGCATGATTCTGCCGAAAACATGGTCAGCTTTGACCCAGACGACGATGCCCTTCTCTATCTTTCCAACAAGGTCAAACTGATGACCTTTGAACTGGACAAGGTGTTCCACCCTCAGGCCACACAGGAAGAG GTGTTCCAGGAGGTCCAGTCCCTGGTGACGTCCTGTATTGATGGCTTTAACGTGTGCATCTTCGCCTACGGACAGACGGGCTCAGGAAAGACCTACACCATGGAG GGTGTGGCCAAGGACCCGGGCATTAACCAAAGGGCTCTCAGACTGCTGTTCTCTGAGGTGACTGAGAAAGCGCCCGACTGGGACTTCAAGATCACTGTTAGCATGGTGGAGATCTACAACGAGACCCTACg GAACCTTTTGGGGGACATCCAGGGTGAGAAGCTGGACATCAAGATGAACCCGGACGGTAGCGGTCAGCTCTATGTGCCAGGCCTCACGGAGTTCACTGTCCAGAGCCCTGAGGACATCAACAGG GTGTTTGAGCTGGGTCACATGAATAGGGCCACAGCCTGCACCAATCTGAACGAACACAGCTCCCGCTCTCACGCCCTCCTCATCATCACCGTAGCAGGCGTCAACATCTCCACCGGGCACCGCACGCAAG GTAAGCTGAACCTGGTTGACCTGGCTGGCTCAGAGCGGATTGCTAAATCTGGGGCAGAGGGCAGCCGTCTGCGAGAGGCCCAGTGCATCAACAAGTCCCTGTCGGCCCTTGGTGATGTCATCAATGCGTTACGGAGCCGACACTCCCACGTGCCCTTTAGGAACTCCCGGCTCACCTACCTGCTGTCTGACTCACTGAGCGGGGACAGCAAGACCCTGATGATGgtgcag GTGTCTCCCCTGGTCAGTAACATGAGTGAGTCTGTGTGCTCTCTGAAGTTTGCCCAGCGGGTACGGACCATCGAGCTGGGCAATGCCACCAGGAGACAGTGGGAGaattcctccacctcctcctcgcCCACCCACGACAGTGTGGAG CTGGACTCTCCCCCGGTGACTCCCgtgcccctccccatctctcggGCCAGCAGTGCCGGCTccaccctctctgcctcctccaaaACCCCCACCACACGACGGAGGTCTCAGTCCCAGCTCTCTACAg
- the LOC124033944 gene encoding kinesin-like protein KIFC3 isoform X6, giving the protein MRALWTFLSDGEEDCSFLSLPAAAFPQHTALTTTDQLETSQHNHDQQLLIQKVTWSCSWTSAYEKVCEFQARLRREEASRCLQLQRLQQSHEQSPQEKTNVIHTRQEELHTALPNGVRAVQRLGEPQEHQQHSIRLIQEGEQLIAALRTQVGELEEKLLDQNQEVERLRSELGATDLEKHLELLVVENERLKQELKACKTSLLQEPPPPACTTTDCPHSQDAEALREAVSRWENQARPRQKRLAELEQQVLEKASRVETLSRQLEESKRHTGEMQRQLEESKCQQGEVEQQLSVRLRDCEEELVKQATRPHQVKYVTEIVEVESSDSQQAVAEAQAKGVALQEQLSLQRQLLRELETQLHDSQRTSSQLRAQLRADRGRICGLLSKAVGRGNGAVICRLSKILVYEGEMERAQGQLEAEMQNLEEEKNRVIEEAFIRAESEMKAVHENLAGVRMNLLTLQPALRTLTCDYNCLKRQVQDFPFMLEKAITEAKQEICQVIGEVSSANQELLRKYKREMNLRKKCHNELVRIKGNIRVFCRVRPVCQGEHDSAENMVSFDPDDDALLYLSNKVKLMTFELDKVFHPQATQEEVFQEVQSLVTSCIDGFNVCIFAYGQTGSGKTYTMEGVAKDPGINQRALRLLFSEVTEKAPDWDFKITVSMVEIYNETLRNLLGDIQGEKLDIKMNPDGSGQLYVPGLTEFTVQSPEDINRVFELGHMNRATACTNLNEHSSRSHALLIITVAGVNISTGHRTQGKLNLVDLAGSERIAKSGAEGSRLREAQCINKSLSALGDVINALRSRHSHVPFRNSRLTYLLSDSLSGDSKTLMMVQVSPLVSNMSESVCSLKFAQRVRTIELGNATRRQWENSSTSSSPTHDSVELDSPPVTPVPLPISRASSAGSTLSASSKTPTTRRRSQSQLSTDRLLGRAIPLVGDCGQDD; this is encoded by the exons ATG CGAGCTCTGTGGACTTTTTTGAGTGATGGTGAGGAGGACTGCTCCTTCCTGTCTCTACCCGCAGCCGCTTTCCCACAACACACCGCTCTGACCACTACTGACCAATTAGAAACCAGCCAGCACAACCACGACCAACAGCTACTCATACAG AAGGTCACCTGGTCCTGTTCCTGGACATCTGCCTAT GAGAAAGTGTGCGAGTTCCAGGCGCGTCTGCGACGCGAGGAAGCTTCCCGGTGTCTGCAGCTGCAGAGACTGCAGCAGAGTCACGAACAGAGTCCGCAGGAGAAGACTAACGTCATACACACTCGACAAGAGGAGCTGCACACAGCCCTGCCAAACG gtgttCGGGCAGTGCAGAGGCTGGGTGAGCCACAGGAGCATCAGCAGCACAGCATCCGTCTCATTCAGGAAGGAGAGCAGCTCATCGCAGCGCTGCGCACACAGGTGGGGGAGCTGGAGGAGAAGCTACTAGACCAGAACCAGGAGGTGGAGAGACTGCGCTCGGAGCTG GGGGCGACCGACCTGGAGAAGCACCTGGAGCTGCTGGTGGTCGAGAACGAGCGGCTGAAGCAGGAGCTGAAGGCATGCAAGACCTCACTGCTCCAGGAGCCTCCTCCACCGGCCTGTACAACCACTGACTGCCCCCACAGCCAG GATGCGGAGGCCCTGCGTGAAGCGGTGTCTCGCTGGGAGAACCAGGCCAGACCGAGGCAGAAGAGGCTGGCTGAATTGGAGCAGCAGGTCCTGGAGAAGGCCAGCAGGGTGGAGACGCTCAGCCGACAGCTGGAGGAGTCCAAGCGCCACACGGGGGAGATGCAGAGGCAACTGGAGGAGTCTAAGTGTCAGCAGGGGGAGGTGGAGCAGCAGCTGAGTGTGCGGCTCAGAGATTGTGAGGAGGAGCTGGTCAAACAGGCCACCCGGCCCCATCAGGTCAAG TATGTGACTGAGATAGTGGAGGTGGAGTCGTCAGACTCTCAGCAGGCCGTAGCCGAGGCCCAGGCCAAGGGTGTCGCCCTGCAGGAGCAGCTATCACTGCAGAGACAGCTGCTCCGAGAGCTGGAGACACAGTTGCACGATTCCCAGAGGACCAGCTCCCAGCTCCGAGCTCAG CTGCGTGCGGACCGTGGCCGTATCTGCGGCCTGCTCTCCAAGGCCGTCGGAAGGGGCAATGGCGCGGTCATTTGCAGGTTGTCTAAG ATCCTGGTGTACGAGGGGGAGATGGAGCGGGCCCAGGGCCAGTTAGAGGCTGAAATGCAGaacctggaggaggagaagaacagggtgATAGAGGAGGCCTTCATCAGGGCCGAAAGTGAGATGAAGGCCGTGCATGAGAACCTGGCAG gGGTGCGTATGAACCTGTTGACCCTGCAGCCAGCCCTGCGTACTCTCACCTGTGACTACAACTGTCTGAAGAGACAGGTTCAGGACTTCCCCTTCATGCTGGAGAAGGCCATCACCGAGGCCAAGCAGGAGATCTGCCAGGTGATAGGCGAGGTGAGCAGTGCCAACCAAGAGCTGCTGAGGAAGTACAAGAGAGAGATGAACCTGAGGAAGAAGTGTCACAACGAGTTGGTGCGCATCAAAG GTAACATCAGGGTGTTCTGTCGGGTGCGGCCGGTGTGCCAGGGGGAGCATGATTCTGCCGAAAACATGGTCAGCTTTGACCCAGACGACGATGCCCTTCTCTATCTTTCCAACAAGGTCAAACTGATGACCTTTGAACTGGACAAGGTGTTCCACCCTCAGGCCACACAGGAAGAG GTGTTCCAGGAGGTCCAGTCCCTGGTGACGTCCTGTATTGATGGCTTTAACGTGTGCATCTTCGCCTACGGACAGACGGGCTCAGGAAAGACCTACACCATGGAG GGTGTGGCCAAGGACCCGGGCATTAACCAAAGGGCTCTCAGACTGCTGTTCTCTGAGGTGACTGAGAAAGCGCCCGACTGGGACTTCAAGATCACTGTTAGCATGGTGGAGATCTACAACGAGACCCTACg GAACCTTTTGGGGGACATCCAGGGTGAGAAGCTGGACATCAAGATGAACCCGGACGGTAGCGGTCAGCTCTATGTGCCAGGCCTCACGGAGTTCACTGTCCAGAGCCCTGAGGACATCAACAGG GTGTTTGAGCTGGGTCACATGAATAGGGCCACAGCCTGCACCAATCTGAACGAACACAGCTCCCGCTCTCACGCCCTCCTCATCATCACCGTAGCAGGCGTCAACATCTCCACCGGGCACCGCACGCAAG GTAAGCTGAACCTGGTTGACCTGGCTGGCTCAGAGCGGATTGCTAAATCTGGGGCAGAGGGCAGCCGTCTGCGAGAGGCCCAGTGCATCAACAAGTCCCTGTCGGCCCTTGGTGATGTCATCAATGCGTTACGGAGCCGACACTCCCACGTGCCCTTTAGGAACTCCCGGCTCACCTACCTGCTGTCTGACTCACTGAGCGGGGACAGCAAGACCCTGATGATGgtgcag GTGTCTCCCCTGGTCAGTAACATGAGTGAGTCTGTGTGCTCTCTGAAGTTTGCCCAGCGGGTACGGACCATCGAGCTGGGCAATGCCACCAGGAGACAGTGGGAGaattcctccacctcctcctcgcCCACCCACGACAGTGTGGAG CTGGACTCTCCCCCGGTGACTCCCgtgcccctccccatctctcggGCCAGCAGTGCCGGCTccaccctctctgcctcctccaaaACCCCCACCACACGACGGAGGTCTCAGTCCCAGCTCTCTACAg